In Candidatus Manganitrophaceae bacterium, a single genomic region encodes these proteins:
- a CDS encoding ATP-binding protein — MEKTRLLILDELGYVPFSKTGAELLFEVVSRAYERTSV, encoded by the coding sequence CTGGAGAAAACCAGACTCTTGATCCTCGATGAACTGGGGTATGTCCCATTCTCTAAAACCGGAGCCGAACTGCTCTTTGAAGTTGTCAGCCGGGCCTACGAGCGGACCAGCGTA
- a CDS encoding ATP-binding protein, which yields MKSKSPRPSKPSLLIEHLDYLKLPFIKSQHSTSADQAAQENWDHLEYLRRLVEGEFNQRRDRSIQRRIKAARFPVIKTLEQFNWDWPKKINRLQIQNLFRLDFINRKANVVFLGSVGVGKSHLATALGYAACLEGYSVLFADAIGVINELSAAQQAGKLGRELKKYLRPQTLVLDEVGYLPIDQRGADLLFQVISQRYERGSIILTTNKPFKDWASIFNNDSTIASTVLDRLLHHSDPVPIFGKSYRMKDRNKE from the coding sequence ATGAAATCCAAATCACCCAGGCCGTCCAAACCCTCACTGCTGATCGAGCACCTCGACTACCTCAAGCTACCTTTCATAAAATCCCAACATTCGACTTCGGCCGATCAGGCCGCTCAAGAAAATTGGGATCATCTTGAATACCTTCGCCGTCTCGTGGAAGGTGAGTTCAACCAGCGGCGTGACCGCAGTATTCAGCGCCGAATCAAGGCCGCCCGTTTCCCGGTCATCAAAACTCTCGAACAGTTCAATTGGGACTGGCCCAAAAAGATCAATCGGCTCCAAATCCAGAACCTTTTCCGCCTGGACTTCATCAATCGCAAAGCCAATGTCGTGTTTCTCGGCAGCGTCGGCGTCGGAAAGTCGCACCTTGCAACCGCTCTGGGTTACGCCGCCTGCCTTGAAGGTTATTCAGTGCTCTTCGCCGATGCCATCGGCGTGATCAACGAACTCTCCGCCGCCCAGCAAGCTGGAAAACTCGGCCGTGAGCTCAAGAAATACCTTCGACCTCAAACGTTGGTCCTTGATGAGGTTGGCTACCTTCCAATTGATCAGCGAGGAGCTGATTTACTCTTTCAGGTCATCAGCCAACGCTACGAACGCGGGTCCATTATCTTGACGACAAACAAACCGTTCAAGGACTGGGCTTCCATCTTCAACAACGACAGCACAATTGCCTCAACCGTGCTGGACCGACTCCTGCATCATTCCGACCCCGTGCCGATATTCGGCAAGAGTTACCGTATGAAAGACCGGAACAAAGAATAA